Genomic segment of Drosophila simulans strain w501 chromosome 2R, Prin_Dsim_3.1, whole genome shotgun sequence:
cacatacggTTACACGATCGCGCAGATGTTACAAAATATGCTGTTAGCAAAGCCAGGGGCGTGGGTTTCCCAACGCGAGGggggttttattttaaaggcGCGTGGGAGGGGGGAAAACTTAGAAAGGCTATTGTGAGGAGATCTTTGATTTCCCCGTTCAGTTCGCCTTATCTgacaaatacatattttaaaacgtAGATCCGTCGACGGCGTCCACGAAACTAGCGCATTGTAAACCCCTCACGGGCCCCTTTCCTATCTTTCTCCGTATCGCCCAGCTTATGGAGTTATGCAATTCAAATTTGGGTCACTTTTACGAGTGTAGCATTTACAACAAGTACGAAAGACAGCGACGGCGactctttgccattttccctCGCTTCTTTTCGGATCAGCAAGTCAGAGAGCTTTCgtgaaaggggaaaggggcaGTGGCAGCGCGGGAGAGAGCGGGAAAGGAAGAGAATGCGAGTGCGATGGagcgacagagacagagagggCAGGAAAACGAGTTTGAACGCGCGCTCCGCTCCCTTTAACTTTTTACCTTTACGCGAGCTTATAATACTTTCAAAACCCCGCGTAGCTTTCTCTTTTGAGGCCTTCGATCGGATAAGATCCGTGCGATTCCAGTTCCATTTCGAGTTCCAGTTCCCCTTTCCCTCTCCTCCCCGCGCTCCCGCTTCCGTTCCCTTGCCATTCTCTTCCACTTGGAAATAGACACATGTGCTTTACATTCGTAAACACTCACGCAATCTGCACACCCATACACCGACATCACAATGCGCAGGGGAAAGAGTAATTGTAAAACTACATTTACATTACATGGgaacgatgacgacgacaaaAATCGGAAAGTGTGGAAATATACAAACGATTGCGTTCTCCGTCTGTATGTCGCTATGTGTGTTTCGTTGTTTAGCTTTATACCCCGATCGTTGgacatacagacacacatacacagcATAGAGAGGAGAAAAGCTTTTTGTGAAAGGTGATTTTATGCGCGCATTGTGAGTTAgcgcgttttgttttcgtatcGCCCTCCCCTCGACCCTCCTCCATGTTCGCCTTGTCCCTTTCATTCTCATTTCCAGTTTGCAAAAGTGTGCGTGCGAATGTGTGAGTCTCGCGAAGAGAGCGGAGAAATGTTGggaaatacacaaatatacatacgtacatacatacatgcggATCCCTATGGCGTCTTCCATTTAAGGAATTATTACCATGAACTTTCACCTTTTGATTGCCTTAAATGCTGTAACGATCTTTAGTCATGCTCTGCTCGCAAGCAGATTCAGATTCGATTGCGAAATCCGCCGAGAAACTTGTAGAAAGTGAATGGCCCTGATTCGTGGAAGCATTAAGTATACAAGCGCACACActcataaatacatacatatatacatatgtatgttctGTCAATACCGCCTTGGAATTTATCTAGCGTTAGAATGAGCACACCAGATCCCCCCTTTCCTGCCCGTGCCCCTCCCCCGCCACTCACTCCAGTGGCAgtgcaaaaagcgaaaaataaaagatcCATGCTCAGCTTTCGCTTGCCATTCCCAAGCCAAATACaacattcccatttccattctcTTGCTCTCCGCCAAGCCAGTCATTCAAGTTTTATTGAAAGTGAACGTTTCGTTCGTCTCCATGCAAAAGGAGTGGTGGAGCCAGGGGTCTGGAGCGGGGATCGGTGGGGAGAAGCAGCAGAGCGTAACAAAAAGCAAGACTATCTTTCCgaagtttttcgttttttccgttttcgagatctgctgctgctgctgaactTTAGCTTCGCTTTTTGGTTTATTACTTTTCGTGGGGCCATGCAGACACTCACTCATACTCGCGCAGCCGAAAAGAGCTTACAAGCCATGCTCTTGCACAATACAATAATGGTGGCCCCCCAGCAAACGCACACACTTGCAAAAGCCCCGCTGCACTACACTTACACGCACACGCGACAGACCTTACACAGATACAGTCCGCTACACAGAAAGAAAGGGCAGCTCGCTGTTACACATTTTACATCATTTCCATTATGTATCTTCTTTTGGCTAGAAAGTAGTTTACTTAACTGCTCTTCAACCTTACAAAAGCTGAATTTAACGTTTTAAAGCTACCATTTAGATCCACATGTAAATGATCCATCAAATTTGAATGGCACATTCACCTGCATGTTAATATACACAATAGCATGGCATGATGCCACATTTTTCTGCCTGTGCACAACGACACAATTGCACAGGCCAGCGAATTTCAGTGTAACAATTTCATCGCATAaaagaaacagcaacaacaacaacagcacatCACAGCGGGAAAGCTTTTTTGGAGGCAACACCATTACCACAAACATCAACACGATGGAGCTCTATGAAGTGAAGCTTTCATCTTTTCCAACAaagcacagacacacacacacacatgtatgaCGATTGTGGGTTGCAGTATTACAAAAACACCAAGTACAGAAAAACCTAAAAACCTGATTAGTAAACATTTACTATTGCTTTATGGGAAGTTTGTTAatgccagcacacacacacacacttacgaTCGCATGCTGAAATTGCAGTAATGTGTCGCACTATACCGTTATGGAAAGCACTTTCCAATCTCTTTCCACGATCCTTTTTCTAACAACGAGCACTGTTCGCCTGTGTGCGTGCATGACACAATCGCTGGAAAGTGGAAGAGAGAAGGGGCATAGAGAGAGGCCGGGggggagaaagagagggcgacACAGGCGGTGAAAGGCGGATTGTGTAATACCAAAGCAAAAAGATGCAGACTTCCCATTCCACAACTTTCTATTTCACTGGCCCCACTTTTACTACATGCTCCACATACATTCGTTAATAATTTCATGAAGTAGTCATACAGTTTAACTTCTATAGCTCGAACTTCCGTACGTCGGTCGTAAAGCAGCGGCTCATAACTCATTGATCGCCCATTATCTTTTGAAATTACTCAACTTTGGGAACTGTAACTTCACACTTTCTAAACGTCACTAATGGTTCTAGTTTTTGTGGAAAATAGCTCACAGCTCATTGCTCGAAACCTCCTGAATGTGTTGATTAAATTGTTACTATCAAAGCTCTTCGCATGTGAACAATCGAACCATAAACAATTTGAGAGTTTCTGTACCAAAAAGCTAGTGATAACGTTTTCATAATATTACGTGTCCTAGGTCAAGATTGCATATTGAGAAATggaatattacgtatacgtacgAATTAGTACTTTATTTGGGTGATTGCGCCTCAGAATTTGAGCAAGTTTTTCCAAGTAATACAATTGAGTAGAGCTAGAGAATTTGTTCTGCAGTTCATGTGGGACTCTTGGCAATTTGACACCCATGATCTGGGGCAAAGAAATAGCAGAAATCTAACGATACCCGACATACTTGCTCTTCCACTTGCAGTTTCAAAGAATGTTGATGTTGCAATACAGCAAGCATGGCGAGTGCATACTCAAAGAAATCGGAGCAGCCTTCAGAGGGGAGCACCCGGCGGACCTGACCATCGTCTGCGAGAACAAAGTGAAGCTGCACGCCCACAAGTTGGTCCTGGCGGCCGCCAGTCCGTTGATAAGGTAATCTACACGAAACACATCCTCAGCACTAAACTAATGCGTCGTTTGTACCGTAGGAACCTGCTGGAGGACACCCACTTGAGCGACTGCTCCACTACCGTATACTTTCCGGACGTGAATGCCACCTACTTCAAGTTCCTGCTGGACTTCCTGTACTCGGGGCAGACGTGCATTACCTCGCGGGATGTGAACTATCTGCAcgacctgctgctgctgctgcagatcaaGTCGGACAGCTGGAAGACCACCGACTCCGCCTATCTGAGCAGCAAGTGCGGCGGCCTGCGGGATCGGGCCGACAGGCGGAAGCAGCAGTACACCAGCCCACAGAATCTGGAGCCGGATCAGACGCTCAAGTACGAGGTGGACAGCGTGGATGAGTCGCGCAACGCCGCTGACTTCTCGTCCGCCTTCAACTCCAACGACAACTGCGAGAATGCGGCCGAGTGCGAGCGGAGTGGTggccacaacaacaaggaggaggacgaggacgactGCACCCACAAGGACAACAAGAGCGACAAGGACACGGACGAAATTGTAAATCTCTCGAATGCACCGCCCAGCGGcaccagcggcagcaacagcaacatcagcgccagcagcaaccaccagcagcaacagcaccaccaccatcaccaccacaaccacaacaacaataataataacaacaacaacggcagcagctcAACCATAAATCCCGTCAACCTTTCACTCGACCTTCGGACGAAGAGCGAGAACTCGGCGAGCAGAACCCTGGGATCCGGATCAGACCACAGCGGCATCGACCTGGCAGTGACAGCGAGCGAAAGCACGAAGCGGAAGGGCCTGTTCTTCGACTCGCACAAGGACGTGATGAAGCCGCTGTCCGATGGGTCGGACATAAACAGCTCGCCGGAGAACTACGTGGTGACGCCGCATCGGAAGCGGCGACCCGGATTCCACAACACGCAGAGTGACAACCAGCCGTTCACCTCGTACCCACACAGCTTACTGGAGGAACTGCGCCTGGCCAAGTCGACGACGTCGCCCATTTCGGGCTTTGGATCGGAAAAGAACATGCTGGCGCACCTGGAGGACGGAGCACTCAATGGGGACACACTGACGCCGGACAGGAAGCATCTGCTGGAAGCGCAGCGCAATCGAGCCCAAAGTCCCGAGATGCCGATGCACTTGGGACCCCAGTTCGTGTACCAATGGCAGTCCAACCAGAACGCAGCCATGTCCGCAATGCCCAATCTGCAGTCGCGACTCTCTAGTCTGTCGCACATCAGCCTGAACCTGGATCATCCGGAGGGACGCAGTGGGTCGGCATCCGGTTCGGGTGCAAACTTGGCCGGCAGCAACACGCACGCCTCCTCGGTGCGGGAGTATCGATGCGAGTACTGTGGAAAACAGTTCGGCATGTCCTGGAACCTCAAGACCCATCTGCGCGTCCACACCGGCGAGAAGCCGTTCGCCTGCCGCCTCTGCGTGGCCATGTTCAAGCAGAAGGCCCACCTGCTGAAGCATCTGTGCTCGGTTCACCGGAACGtcatcaccaccaccaacgGGGCGGATACTGAGAACCGGTacagctgctgcttctgctccaTGTGCTTCGAGTCGGTACAGGAGCTCGTCCGCCACCTGTCCGGCCACCACAATAACCTGCTGCTGACGAAGAATCTGCGCGAATAGTGTCCCGGGCATCGGCAACCGCATAATCCGAGAGTATCCCATCTGTCCGATCCGATCCAAGTCGATCCGAGGTGATTCGCCGGACGGACAATTGCAAAGAGACCTGAATTTTAAATAGTAGCAGTAGCAGATTTAATTGCCTattgtataaatatgtaaaatctaaatttaaatCCTAAGATTACGCAACGCAACACATTCACGCGACTCCGCTCGTTCATATTTCACGCAACGGCCTGGAGCTCTACATCCGAATCCGCATGATCCTCGATCCACGATCCCCGATCGGAGGCCACTTACGTTGTTTTCTCATTTAAGTTGTATTCGACATCCAATCCCGATTCCAATTCCCCGCAAATGCACCACTACCTACTTACACCCCCTTCCTCTAGACGCCCAATCCAATACTTTTTAAGCGGCTGGTCCATTCAGTGGAGCACTTATTTGTAAGCATATGTCTATACGAGAGgtattttaatttctattgTATTTCCAACTCGTCTTGCATGAACTTCATGGCCCAAACTTGTACCTATACCTACATTTTTGATAGTTTTGATACACTTTTTGTGTTAAGATTTTACGTATTCCCTCCTAAAATCGCCAATTAAAGTGTGTAAATTGTACAGTATAATTCGCAAGCTCGTAATAAAATCAGAAAAGCATTTCCGTTTGTTTATACTCTTTCGAtcatttttagaaatatattttattttaaaccgACGCTGCGTTGTGTGCTATTTTAAGAGAAAGATTGGGTGGTGTAGCTTCCATTACAGGTTCTTCATTTCCATTCATTCAGGTCAAAATACCTCCATTCTATTGTAGTAATATTGTCGCAATTTGTAAAgctttattcaaattttggcGCCCTAGATAGCCGTTAATAACTTGGTATTTTATGGGTATTTTCCAAGTGGcttagtattttttataagcctGAGTTGGCAGCCCAGGTGCCAAAAAGTatgtttcatttgttttgtatgctatatgaaatatatatttattataatattaaattttctatatttttagcaataattaaaagtttactTTATCAATTAAGCACCATGCGATATAAATCAGTCATTGAAGCTTGCCAAGAGTACGTATAGTTAAGAGCATAGAGAGAATTTGCAAATTACCCGAACTTAGCAGCAAATGGAGCACTGTTTGAACTCCCCTTTCGAAAAGTAACGGCTTTTGGCGCCCGAGTGGCGCTGTCATCGAATCGCGATTCGCAAGCGAGGCGACGGTTATAGATAATATTCGCACTGCTGGTCGCTGAAGTATAACAAAACAAGGAGCCAACTGGTCAGACCGTCGAATGCGTATTTTCGACTGCGGACGATTTCGAGTCGCTCGGAGTTAACGTTAACTgttatttttagttaaaaattgCATCCGATCAGTCGGGAACGCGAGTTGAGGCCCGCGACTATGTGGTGTTCAAAGACAGGCAACCGCAAGATAGgaatctgaatcggaatctATATCTGCATCTGAATCCGGAGATTCGGCCCAAgaactccagctccagatcGAAAgtccacacacacgcacaccagcaCCAATACCCATACAAATACCACGGTGACATATGCACACAATCGCAGTCGGATTCGGTTTACTAACGGTAGTTCAGTGATTGCGGGAAAGGGACAGCGAACGAGCATCGAGGATAACGGGAAAGGATGGCATTGCCgaagaaaattaaatgttttaagtaTTTGGTTTACAGTTATGTGGTGCTCCTAGCGGTAAGTTGCATTGCTGTGCGCCCAAACGGGGCCACAACTACATGCTTGTCAAATTACATAAGCCCACATTGTACTCACACTcgaatgtatgtatgtatgtacgtatttatgtatgttgATTGTTTGTGGGTCGCGAAGATTTTCAGATTTccatatttgcatatttcaaaaGACATCAATGAAAGAGACACCCAAATACACTGCCCTCCCTTTTGTCTCGACAAACGGAGTTAATTAGTTCCCGAAAGTAAGTCAATCTACCCATGTAGACAACACTATTGATACACACCCGCCAGTGCATTTCTACATCAGTTACATACATCGTACATACATCGTACACAAATCATACATCGCTGGCAGGATAATGCCTTGTGTTCTGGTCCCGACTTGCGGCGACCTTGAGCTACTTAAAGCTGCGCTAAGTACATAGGCACAAGTATACACATGCGTGCACATGGGGCTCCTCGGCATGTGACGTCAAAAGGGAGTAGGCCCCAACGCCACAGTATCCATGGTGTATACTACGTAGTGCAGGGCGCATCCCGAATACACACGGTGCAGCTGAGGCCGCGTCCAAGGACAACCAGAGTGCGGGGCCTTGAGATGAAAATCAGCAGGCAGTGATAAGAGCAGCGCCCAAAATCCTCATCCTCATACGTATCCTTACCTCTACTCCCTTGCAGCTGACTGGAGCTGCGCAGATCTTCCTGGGCACATCCCTGCTCTGGGGTCACTCGGTCTACTATGGAATTGTGCAGAACAAGCTGTGGGCTCCGGCCGCGATCCTGCTTTGCCTGGGACCCGTCACCTTCATCCTCTGCTGGATGGGCTGCCAGGCCACCAATCAACGCAAGCGCTGCCTGCTGGGAATGGTAATGGTCATGTTAGGCCTACTTCAGTTCCATCGTAACCCGTATCCTTTGGATTCACGCAGTTTGCCGCCCTTTTGGTCGCCTGCATCTGTGTTCAGTTCATCATCTGCGGCTGGTCACTGGCCATGAGGGAGAACCTGCCCACTTCCGTGGAGATCTTCATCGACGACTCCTTCGTCGAGTTCTTGGACAAGTTTTCGCGCACCAAGGTGGATAACCTACATCTGTGGAATAGGATGCAGTCGCAGGTGAGCCAAGAGCGGTTTATGTAAATCCTAACGTAGAGATAGATGGCTTCACAATTCATCCCCGTTTCTACCCATTAGTTGCAATGCTGCGGCGTGGATGGACCTCTCGATTACCGCCGACTTTCGCTGCCCTGGTCCTGCTGCTCGCGCCCGGAGCACGCCTACGAGTCAGCATGTGATACCCACTACAAGCGCGGATGCCTGGCCGTCGTGTCGGAGCAGATCAGGAACCGCCTGCTGATCACCGCCTTCGGAGCTGCCATCATAGCCATATTCCAGGTGAGTGCCCAATGGATTCCTGTTAGTAAggtaatataataaattgagAACCAATCCGCACAGAGCCTGGGAATCTTCTGTGCTGTCCACCTGACCATTCTGTTCGGCAAGAACGACAACACCCATCCCATGAACATGAACCGgaaaaagaagcagcagcagttcttGCCCCTGACCATACAGGACAAGAGGCACGACATGCCCTCGCCCATCAATCTATCCCCTTCAGCACCCGGGCAGCGGGTT
This window contains:
- the LOC6735955 gene encoding 23 kDa integral membrane protein encodes the protein MALPKKIKCFKYLVYSYVVLLALTGAAQIFLGTSLLWGHSVYYGIVQNKLWAPAAILLCLGPVTFILCWMGCQATNQRKRCLLGMFAALLVACICVQFIICGWSLAMRENLPTSVEIFIDDSFVEFLDKFSRTKVDNLHLWNRMQSQLQCCGVDGPLDYRRLSLPWSCCSRPEHAYESACDTHYKRGCLAVVSEQIRNRLLITAFGAAIIAIFQSLGIFCAVHLTILFGKNDNTHPMNMNRKKKQQQFLPLTIQDKRHDMPSPINLSPSAPGQRVLKTALPSAMHK
- the LOC27206277 gene encoding transcription factor Ken isoform X1, which codes for MEYYVYFQRMLMLQYSKHGECILKEIGAAFRGEHPADLTIVCENKVKLHAHKLVLAAASPLIRNLLEDTHLSDCSTTVYFPDVNATYFKFLLDFLYSGQTCITSRDVNYLHDLLLLLQIKSDSWKTTDSAYLSSKCGGLRDRADRRKQQYTSPQNLEPDQTLKYEVDSVDESRNAADFSSAFNSNDNCENAAECERSGGHNNKEEDEDDCTHKDNKSDKDTDEIVNLSNAPPSGTSGSNSNISASSNHQQQQHHHHHHHNHNNNNNNNNNGSSSTINPVNLSLDLRTKSENSASRTLGSGSDHSGIDLAVTASESTKRKGLFFDSHKDVMKPLSDGSDINSSPENYVVTPHRKRRPGFHNTQSDNQPFTSYPHSLLEELRLAKSTTSPISGFGSEKNMLAHLEDGALNGDTLTPDRKHLLEAQRNRAQSPEMPMHLGPQFVYQWQSNQNAAMSAMPNLQSRLSSLSHISLNLDHPEGRSGSASGSGANLAGSNTHASSVREYRCEYCGKQFGMSWNLKTHLRVHTGEKPFACRLCVAMFKQKAHLLKHLCSVHRNVITTTNGADTENRYSCCFCSMCFESVQELVRHLSGHHNNLLLTKNLRE
- the LOC27206277 gene encoding transcription factor Ken isoform X2 yields the protein MKEFQRMLMLQYSKHGECILKEIGAAFRGEHPADLTIVCENKVKLHAHKLVLAAASPLIRNLLEDTHLSDCSTTVYFPDVNATYFKFLLDFLYSGQTCITSRDVNYLHDLLLLLQIKSDSWKTTDSAYLSSKCGGLRDRADRRKQQYTSPQNLEPDQTLKYEVDSVDESRNAADFSSAFNSNDNCENAAECERSGGHNNKEEDEDDCTHKDNKSDKDTDEIVNLSNAPPSGTSGSNSNISASSNHQQQQHHHHHHHNHNNNNNNNNNGSSSTINPVNLSLDLRTKSENSASRTLGSGSDHSGIDLAVTASESTKRKGLFFDSHKDVMKPLSDGSDINSSPENYVVTPHRKRRPGFHNTQSDNQPFTSYPHSLLEELRLAKSTTSPISGFGSEKNMLAHLEDGALNGDTLTPDRKHLLEAQRNRAQSPEMPMHLGPQFVYQWQSNQNAAMSAMPNLQSRLSSLSHISLNLDHPEGRSGSASGSGANLAGSNTHASSVREYRCEYCGKQFGMSWNLKTHLRVHTGEKPFACRLCVAMFKQKAHLLKHLCSVHRNVITTTNGADTENRYSCCFCSMCFESVQELVRHLSGHHNNLLLTKNLRE